From one Lotus japonicus ecotype B-129 chromosome 3, LjGifu_v1.2 genomic stretch:
- the LOC130746539 gene encoding coatomer subunit zeta-2-like: MASNGQCPSIKNILLLDSEGKRVAVKYYSDDWPTNNSKLAFEKFVFSKTLKTNARTEAEVTLLENNIIIYKFVQDLHFFVTGGDDENELILASVLQGFFDAVTLLLRSNVDKREALENLDLILLCLDEIVDGGIILETNGPLIAEKVTSHSLDADAPLSEQTLTQAWATAREHLTRTLLK; the protein is encoded by the exons GGCCAGTGTCCTTCGATAAAAAATATTCTTCTTTTAGATTCTGAAGGGAAGCGTGTGGCGGTCAAGTATTACTCAGATGACTGGCCAACAAACAATTCAAAGTTAGCTTTCGAGAAGTTTGTATTCAGTAAGACTCTTAAGACAAATGCTCGGACAGAAG CTGAGGTAACACTACTTGAGAACAATATCATTATTTACAAATTTGTGCAAGACCTGCATTTCTTTGTCACTGGTGGTGATGATGAAAATGAACTCATTTTGGCATCAGTTCTTCAAGGTTTCTTTGATGCAGTCACCCTTCTGTTGAG GAGCAATGTTGACAAAAGAGAGGCACTTGAGAATTTGGACCTCATTCTTTTATGTCTTGACGAGATTGTTGACGGAGG GATAATACTTGAAACAAATGGACCTCTTATTGCTGAAAAAGTGACCTCCCATAGCTTGGATGCTGATGCCCCCTTGTCAGAGCAG ACTCTAACTCAAGCATGGGCTACAGCCAGAGAACATTTGACAAGAACCCTTTTAAAATGA